The genomic stretch GGCGATCTGCAGGGCCTGCCAGCAGGCTTCGTCACTGCGCTCACGGCCCATGGTCAGGTTGGCCCGAATGCTGTCGTTGAACAGCGCCGGGTGCTGCAGCACCACCGCGACATGCTCGCGGATGGTTTCCAGGCCAATGTCGTACTGGGTGACACCGCCAAAACGGATTTCGCCGCCCTGGGGGGTATAAAGCCCCAGGAGCAATTGCACCAAGGTGCTTTTACCGCCACCACTGGCCCCGACGATGGCGACTTTTTCTCCGGGCGCAATGGACAGGTTCATCTGGTCCAGCACCGGCTCGTCGCCATAGCTGAAACTCAGGCCTTGCACTTCGATACCGACTGTCTCGCGCCCCTTGAACGGATCGATCCCTCCCGGGTACTGCGGCTCGTCGGCGCGCGACAACAGCTCATTGATCCGCGTCAGAGCACCGCCGGCTGCGTAATAGGCGTATTGCAGATTCAGCAGTTGTTCGACCGGACCGATCATGAACCACAGGTAGCTGAACACCGCCAGCATCTGCCCGATGGACAGGTCGGAGAACAACACGGTGAGCATCGCTGCGGCACGAAAGATGTCGATGCCGAACTGGAACAGCAAGCCACTGGCGCGGCTCGACGCATCGGTTTTCCACTGCGAGTTGACCGCATAGTTGCGCACGTCCCGGGCGCGCGCGCCAAGACGACCGAGGAAAAAGCCCTGGCGGTTGCCGGCACGGATTTCCTGAATCGCGTCCAGGGTCTCGGTCAGCGCCTGGGTGAACCGCGAGGTGCTGTCGTTCTCCAGCTTCTTCAGGTGCTTGACCCGCTTGCCCAACTGCACCGTGGCGTAGATCACCAGTGGGTTGAACAGCAGAATCAGCAGTGCCAGCTGCCAGTGCATCCAGACCAGGATCGCCGCCGTGCCCACCAGCGTGAGCATGGCCACGAGGAACCGACTGAGAGTCTCGCCGACAAACTTGTCGACCGTGTCCAGGTCGGTGACCAGGTGGGTGGTGACCGTGCCGCTGCCCAGGCTTTCGTACTCGCCCAGGGAAATGCACTTGAGGCGCTCGATCAGCCGCAGGCGAATGCGATACACAATGTCTTTGGCCAAACCGGCAAACAGCCGAGCCTGCACCACGTTGAACAACAATGCCGCACACCGCAGGGTCAGGGTGATCAGCAGCATCAGGCCGATATAACCGGCGGCGCTTTGCCAGGCCTGGGGCAGCGCGTGGTTCATCACCTTCAGCGCCGCATCACCATTGCCCAGCAACACCTCATCCACCAGCAACGGCAGCAGCAAGGGAATCGGCACGCTGCACAGAGTCGCCAGAACGGCGACGCCATTGGCGATCCACAAGGCTTTTTTATGCCGCAGTGCCAGGCGACGGATGTGTGCCCAACTCAGCCGATCGACTCGCTCCGGTGGCTGTCCAGCGTCAGGCTGGTCATACACAGGCGGCACGCTCCAGCCAGCGGCCGAGCAACGGGGACAGCTCGCTAAGTGGTTGGTAGCCATTGGTCAACAAGGCCAGTTGACCGTTACGCTCGGCCAACAAGGTCGGGAAGCCGGCAATCCCCAGGTCCTGGACCCAGGTGAAATCCGCCGCCGTGGCGGCGTGCTGGTCGGCACGGTCGAAGGCTGCGGCGAATTCGATTCGCGGCAAGCCCGCTTGCTCGGCCAACTCCACCAGCACGCTGGCATGGGTCACATCGCGCCCCTGTGCATAAAAAGCCTGCTGGATCAGCTTGAGCAACTGCCAGGCGCAATCCGGTGCCAGGCTGCGGGCCGTGACCAGCGCGCGGCAGGCGGGCTCGGTGTCGTAGACAAAACCTTCGGGCAGCGCACCGTCGAGCTTGAATGGTTGGCCAGTGGCGTCGTTGACGGCCTGCCAGTGTTCAAGAATGTAGCGTCGGGTAGTCGGCTCCAGCGCCGCGCCACTGCCCGTGCGCAAACCACCGACCACCAGGTGCACGTCCACGCCGGCGGCCTGCGCCTGCAAGGCCAATGCCTCGGCCACCGGAGCGAACCCCCAGCACCAGGAACACATCGGGTCCATTACATAGAGCAGGCGCGCGGTCATGGTTCAGGCCTCGGTGCTGGATTGCTTGTAGTTGTAACCAATCGGGTGCGGCTGGTTGCGCGCCTTGGCCAATTCGATCTGCTTTTGCCGGTCGATCGCACTGCGACGGGTTTTCTCGCTCAGCTTATCCCAGCAATGGGGGCAACTGATGCCAGCCACATAGTGCTCGGATGCGCGGTCTTCTACGCTGACGGGTGTACGACAGGCATGACATTGATCGTAGTCGCCTTCGCTCAAGTCGTGGCGAACGGTGACCCGGTTATCGAATACAAAACAGTCGCCCTGCCATTTGGTTTCTTCCTGCGGCACCTCTTCGAGGTACTTGAGGATTCCGCCCTTGAGGTGGAAGACCTCATCGAAGCCCTGGCTGAGCATATAGCTCGAAGCCTTCTCGCAGCGAATGCCGCCGGTGCAGAACATCGCGACCTTCTTGTGCTTGGCCGGATCGAAGTTGGCTTTGATGTAGTCGGGAAATTCGCGAAAACTGGTGGTCTTCGGGTCGATCGCCCCTTCAAAAGTGCCAATCGAGACCTCGTAGTCATTACGGGTATCGATCAACAGCACTTGCGGGTCGCTGATCAAGGCGTTCCAGTCCTGCGGCTCGACATAGGTGCCGACTTTCTTGTTCGGGTCGACGCCTTCGACGCCCAGGGTCACGATTTCTTTCTTGAGCTTGACCTTGGTGCGATAGAACGGCTGATCGTCGCAGTACGATTCCTTGTGGTCGATATCGTCCATGCGCGGGTCGTTCTTGAGCCAGGCCATCAGGCCGTCGATGCCTTCGCGGCTACCGGAAACCGTGCCGTTGATGCCTTCCTCGGCAATCAGCAGGGTGCCTTTGATGCCGTTGTCGACCATCGCCTGCAGCAGGGGCTCGCGCAGTGCAACGTAATCTTCCAGGGTGACGAACTTATACAGTGCCGCCACGACAATCTGTTGTGTCATGGGTATTTCTCCAGGTGGCTACCCTCGTAAAGGGTGAACCGGATGCGAAAAAAAACGCGCCGGCATAAGCGGCGCGCTGCGTAGTCTAACAAAAATCAGCTGGCCTGTAGGCGATCAGTGCTTGCTGCCGCCGGCACAAGTCGGCGAGGCAGGCGCGGCGCCCGTCTTGGCCCATTCCTCGGGGGTATAGGTGTGCAGCGCCAACGCGTGAAACTCACCCATCAGGTCGCCCAGCGTGGCGTAGACCTTCTGGTGGCGTTTGACGCTGTTGAGCCCGGCGAACTGTTCGCTGACCACTACCGCCTTGAAGTGGGTCTGCAACCCGCGACTGTGCATGTGGCTTTCGTCCAGCACATCCAGGTGCACGGGTAGCAACGCGTTCAGCGTCGTCTCAATACGTTGTTGCATGGTCATCACGGGCTCCGGTCAGGGCTTTTTCTTGGCGGCTGCCGCGGCTTTTGGATCAAGTTCGTTGGTCATGTCGGCCAGCAGTTTGTTGACCACCGGTACCGCGCTTTCCAGTTTGGCCTGGGTCATCTGCGCCGATTGCTGAGTCAGTTGAGGCATTTTTTCCAGGACTTTTTTGCCCAGAGGCGACTTGTAGAACGCGACCAGGTCCTTGAGTTCTGATTCGCTGAAGTTGCTGGTGTACAGCTTGACCATGTCCGGCTTGAGCTTGTTCCAGCCAATGGCCTGGTCCAGCGCGGCGTTAGCCTTGGCCTGGTAGGTTTCCAGCAGGGCTTTTTTCGACTCCGGGGCCTTGGTCTGGGCAAAGCGCTGGGCAAACATCTGCTGCACCTGCATGTACACCGGGGTACCCAGCTTGTCGGCATGCGCCAGGGTCAGGAAAGCCTCGGCGCTGGCATTGTGGCTGGCGGTATCGGCGAAGGCCTGGCCGCTGGCGCAGACCAGGGCAACCGCGGTACAGATGGCACGAAGACGGGTCATCGAGTTTCCTTTTCTAGCTGGCGAGGTAAAACCCCAAGGGGAGCCATTCTGCGCCTAAAAAACGCGTGCGCTCAACCCCTCCCCCTTGCCGGGCCTGATTTGCAGCAACCGAACGGTAGAAAAATCGACTGATGGAACCCCCAGCGACATTCAGCACCTAAACTTCGCTATCAACCCT from Pseudomonas sp. S04 encodes the following:
- a CDS encoding ABC transporter ATP-binding protein; protein product: MYDQPDAGQPPERVDRLSWAHIRRLALRHKKALWIANGVAVLATLCSVPIPLLLPLLVDEVLLGNGDAALKVMNHALPQAWQSAAGYIGLMLLITLTLRCAALLFNVVQARLFAGLAKDIVYRIRLRLIERLKCISLGEYESLGSGTVTTHLVTDLDTVDKFVGETLSRFLVAMLTLVGTAAILVWMHWQLALLILLFNPLVIYATVQLGKRVKHLKKLENDSTSRFTQALTETLDAIQEIRAGNRQGFFLGRLGARARDVRNYAVNSQWKTDASSRASGLLFQFGIDIFRAAAMLTVLFSDLSIGQMLAVFSYLWFMIGPVEQLLNLQYAYYAAGGALTRINELLSRADEPQYPGGIDPFKGRETVGIEVQGLSFSYGDEPVLDQMNLSIAPGEKVAIVGASGGGKSTLVQLLLGLYTPQGGEIRFGGVTQYDIGLETIREHVAVVLQHPALFNDSIRANLTMGRERSDEACWQALQIAQLDATVKGLPQGLDSIVGRSGVRLSGGQRQRLAIARMVLAEPKVVILDEATSALDAATEYNLHLALARFLSGRTTLIIAHRLSAVKQADRVLVFDSGQVAEDGDHQQLIAEGGLYAKLYGHLQQH
- a CDS encoding DsbA family protein; the encoded protein is MCSWCWGFAPVAEALALQAQAAGVDVHLVVGGLRTGSGAALEPTTRRYILEHWQAVNDATGQPFKLDGALPEGFVYDTEPACRALVTARSLAPDCAWQLLKLIQQAFYAQGRDVTHASVLVELAEQAGLPRIEFAAAFDRADQHAATAADFTWVQDLGIAGFPTLLAERNGQLALLTNGYQPLSELSPLLGRWLERAACV
- the trhO gene encoding oxygen-dependent tRNA uridine(34) hydroxylase TrhO, translated to MTQQIVVAALYKFVTLEDYVALREPLLQAMVDNGIKGTLLIAEEGINGTVSGSREGIDGLMAWLKNDPRMDDIDHKESYCDDQPFYRTKVKLKKEIVTLGVEGVDPNKKVGTYVEPQDWNALISDPQVLLIDTRNDYEVSIGTFEGAIDPKTTSFREFPDYIKANFDPAKHKKVAMFCTGGIRCEKASSYMLSQGFDEVFHLKGGILKYLEEVPQEETKWQGDCFVFDNRVTVRHDLSEGDYDQCHACRTPVSVEDRASEHYVAGISCPHCWDKLSEKTRRSAIDRQKQIELAKARNQPHPIGYNYKQSSTEA
- a CDS encoding BolA family protein; translated protein: MTMQQRIETTLNALLPVHLDVLDESHMHSRGLQTHFKAVVVSEQFAGLNSVKRHQKVYATLGDLMGEFHALALHTYTPEEWAKTGAAPASPTCAGGSKH
- a CDS encoding DUF2059 domain-containing protein produces the protein MTRLRAICTAVALVCASGQAFADTASHNASAEAFLTLAHADKLGTPVYMQVQQMFAQRFAQTKAPESKKALLETYQAKANAALDQAIGWNKLKPDMVKLYTSNFSESELKDLVAFYKSPLGKKVLEKMPQLTQQSAQMTQAKLESAVPVVNKLLADMTNELDPKAAAAAKKKP